From one Nonomuraea polychroma genomic stretch:
- a CDS encoding ABC transporter ATP-binding protein, with protein sequence MTDSPLVVVEGLRKVYRSGPKEVVALRDVSFSIFPGELVAIRGRSGSGKTTLLNQIGGLDRPDAGRVVVSGNDVTAMSEESLLELRRDVVGFVFQSFGLIPVLSAAENVGVPMRLIRMPAEEREARIRMLLALVGLEPHANQRPYELSGGQRQRVAIARSLANRPRLLVADEPTGQLDSQTGRQIMELLRALVRSEGVTALVATHDPSLITLADRVLEISDGVVREAALT encoded by the coding sequence ATGACTGATTCGCCCCTGGTCGTGGTGGAAGGGCTGCGCAAGGTCTACCGGAGCGGGCCCAAGGAGGTCGTGGCGCTGCGCGACGTGTCGTTCTCGATCTTCCCCGGGGAACTGGTCGCGATCAGGGGCCGCTCCGGCTCCGGCAAGACGACCCTGCTCAACCAGATCGGCGGCCTGGACCGGCCGGACGCTGGACGGGTCGTCGTGTCCGGGAACGACGTCACGGCGATGTCGGAGGAGTCGCTGCTGGAGCTGCGCAGGGACGTGGTCGGGTTCGTGTTCCAGTCGTTCGGGCTGATCCCGGTGTTGTCGGCGGCCGAGAACGTGGGGGTGCCGATGCGGCTGATACGGATGCCGGCCGAGGAACGCGAAGCCCGCATCCGCATGCTGCTCGCCCTGGTGGGACTGGAACCGCACGCCAACCAGCGGCCGTACGAGCTGTCGGGCGGGCAGCGGCAGCGGGTGGCGATCGCCAGGTCACTGGCGAACCGGCCGCGGCTGCTCGTGGCCGACGAGCCGACGGGGCAACTGGATTCGCAGACCGGGCGGCAGATCATGGAACTGCTGCGGGCCCTCGTACGCAGCGAGGGCGTCACGGCCCTGGTCGCCACCCACGACCCGAGCCTGATCACGCTGGCCGACCGCGTCCTGGAGATCAGCGACGGCGTGGTCCGCGAGGCAGCACTGACCTGA
- a CDS encoding ABC transporter ATP-binding protein, giving the protein MNPTLSELEARAARKKAAFGGDAHIVCDNLVRIYKTEGVEVVALQGLDLVIDKGELVAIVGASGSGKSTLLNVLSGLDVPTAGVARVAGMDLLSMSPRDRLRYRRSVVGFIWQQTARNLLPYLNARENVELPMKLAGAARKGRAIKLLELLGVGSCANRKVAEMSGGEQQRVAIAVALANSPQLILADEPTGELDSETSEQVFEALRTANRELGVTVVIVTHDPLVSEQVDRTVGIRDGRTSSETLRREGAEGQIIAEEYAVLDRVGRLQLPRDFMNALHMERRVRLELESDHIGVWPAREEPSND; this is encoded by the coding sequence ATGAACCCGACCCTGTCCGAGCTCGAAGCCAGGGCCGCGCGGAAGAAGGCCGCGTTCGGCGGTGACGCGCACATCGTGTGCGACAACCTCGTACGCATCTACAAGACCGAAGGCGTCGAGGTCGTCGCGCTGCAGGGCTTGGACCTCGTCATCGACAAGGGCGAGCTGGTCGCCATCGTCGGGGCGTCGGGGTCGGGCAAGTCGACGCTGCTCAACGTGCTGTCCGGGCTGGACGTGCCGACGGCGGGGGTGGCCAGGGTGGCGGGCATGGACCTGCTGTCGATGAGCCCTCGGGACCGGCTCCGGTATCGGCGTTCCGTGGTCGGGTTCATCTGGCAGCAGACGGCGCGCAACCTGCTGCCGTACCTGAACGCCCGGGAGAACGTCGAGCTGCCGATGAAGCTGGCCGGCGCCGCGCGGAAGGGCCGGGCCATAAAGCTCCTGGAGCTGCTGGGCGTGGGCTCCTGCGCCAACCGGAAAGTCGCCGAAATGTCGGGCGGCGAACAGCAGCGCGTCGCCATCGCCGTCGCGCTGGCCAACTCCCCGCAGCTCATCCTGGCCGACGAGCCCACGGGCGAGCTGGACAGCGAGACGTCGGAGCAGGTCTTCGAGGCGCTGCGCACGGCCAACAGGGAGCTGGGGGTGACCGTGGTCATCGTGACGCACGACCCGCTGGTGTCGGAGCAGGTCGACCGGACGGTGGGCATTCGCGACGGGCGTACCAGCAGCGAGACGCTGCGGCGCGAGGGCGCCGAGGGGCAGATCATCGCCGAGGAGTACGCCGTGCTCGACCGCGTCGGCCGGCTTCAGCTGCCGCGCGACTTCATGAACGCCCTCCACATGGAACGCCGGGTGCGGTTGGAGCTCGAATCCGACCACATCGGCGTCTGGCCGGCCCGAGAGGAGCCCTCCAATGACTGA